CCCATGTCTAGATGGGTCTGTGCTTAAAGCTTCTCAGGGGAGATTCATCCAACACCCAAGCAGCAGTCAAGCAAGCTtacacacacgcacgcgtgcGCGCGCTCTGCCTCTGTAGTGGGTCTTGTTTTCTGCTCCCTGCTGGCCTGAGACCATCACCACCCAAAGAGCAAACGCCACTACATTTCAGCTCCTTCATTGTTAAATTCAGAGGATTTCCTTTACTTTCATGTAAGTTCAGCTGTGCCTGTAAAAGGATGATTTTCTATGCTGGCTGTCATTTCCACTGCTGACTGGGGGGACCACCACTCCCGTCAGCAGGTTACTCCATCTCTTCGAGCCTTAATTTGTGAGATGGGGGAGGCTGTCGGGAGGACTCGTGGGACCGTCATGAGCTGAAGCCCTGCATGTAGTGATGCAGCCCACACAAAAAGGGGGTCAGCACTGAGGTGTAAACTTGCCTGCTTTTTCCACTGCCCCACCAGGCACCCCTCTTCGTCCCACGGTAAACTGGCAACTTGAAATATCTCAAGTCCAACCTGTTTTGATGGCTCTTTTTGCAGCAAGATACTGTTTATCTCCAACATCTGCAACCCACGGTTGGAGTCCCAGTGTCATAGAAACAGTCATCTGGTTGGAGCTGTTTCTTTTGGAGAATATATGGTCCAGGTGCTGCTTCAcctgaaagggaggagaaaatggcAAGTTATTCTCTCGGACCATGAATACACAGTCGTCCTCCATCCAGAAACTGAATGAGATCTTAACCCAACAAATTCAAGTGTTGTGATTTTACCTTAGTTCTTCCAGGGAGACAGCGTGAGTGAGCAGTATCTCCAGGACCAGAGCTTCCCCAGTGGGAGGAACAGCAGCTCTCACCCTCTTCCATCCCCAGACCCTccgaccccagccctgccccaccccatctcacCACAGCGTCCGTTAACATTTGGCTATTATGCATTTTGGTGATTAGGAAACACAATACAAATACAGTTTCTCCATTTGGTGGTCCCTCTTTTTGGACTCATAAGTACCTTAACGACCGTTTGGGGAACACCAGGCATTTGGAAACTTCCAAGAAGCGGGAGCAGGGAGCTGAGCTGGGAAGGAGCCTCGCTGCCAGTGtccttttcttgcctttgctCTGTTTCAGCTGCAACTATGGAAATCCTCCGAGAAAAGCTCCACACTCTGAAATATTCTGCCCAATCTTTCCTTCAACAAATACTAATGACCCTTGTCATGTGGCAGTGACTGTTCAAGGCACTGGGGTCACGGCTGTGAGTGGACTTTGTGTGCTGTAGGGAGGGGGACAGTATGCCccaaagggagggggagggaggggttgtACTCCAGGCTGTGATCAGCACCCAGCAGGCAATGGATGGGGGCCAGGGGCAGAGAGGCTCGGCTGCGGTGTTCCCTGCTCTCCTTTATTCAGAGTCCACTTCCTGTGAAACCGATGATGGGTGGATAATTCAGATGGATAACTCCCTCTGGATAATGTTTTCATTACAATGGCTGCTTTCTGAGTACAGATTTCAGACATCATGGACCAACTGATAACGGGGGCTGGAGATTTTTCCGGCTCAGTCCAGCTTCTCCATCGGTGTGTAAAACCAATCTTGCCTTTAGATCCatcaattaatttttcaaaatttcccaTCACTCCAACTCCAAATGGTTATTTATCTGACTACTGTAATTGCATATAATTGAGCAAACAGGTTTTTACTGAACAAAAATTATATCAGTTTCTTGCCATTTATTCCAATCTTttgtattggaaaaaaaaagactgacactTGAACACTAATGACTGAATGTATGCGGTGCTCAGAGATGGTGCTGCCGGGCAAAGAACCGTGCGCACTGGTTACCTGTTTTTCCACCACAGACGTATTCATGTGAGGGACCAGACGGATGGAAAATTTCCCTATAACTCGGCCAGGTATGACTGTTTTGGCTCCAGGCTTGTCAAACGCGCCCTCAACCCCATGAATCGAAAGAGATGGGTACCGCCACAGGTGCATTAGGAGTTCCTCCTAAATCGAGAGTTTAGGatgaacagacacacattactgtgtataaaacagaccgacaacaaggtcctactgcatagcacagggaactatgttcaatttcttgtaatgagctgtaatggaaagaatctgaaaaaaaatatatatatatgtatagttgtatatgtataactgaattgctttgctgtacacctgaaactaacattgtaaaccaactacacctcaataaaaaaaaagaattgaaaaaaaccTTACAACATCCAAAAAAGTTCCtcctaaattaaaataaaattgttttattacaTAAAAGAATGTTGAGTTAAAACTCAGTTGAGTTGTACTGCTGTGTCACCAGTTTCTGTAGCGCTCTGACGCTGTTCATGACAAGCTAATTATCACCCTACTTAGATAGGTCAGGACTAACAGCACAGGTGGACCTTCCCTCCAGACCCGAGACCCTCTGCTGCCTTCACCTGCCCAAGCCCCTCCCATGACAAGGGACCCTTGTCATCTGGGCTCTGAAGTTTGCAGTTAATGAATGGCAAAGGGGCCCTCTTCCAAAATTGGGGTTTGATCGTAAATTTCTATGCCCAGTCATTGCAATGATAACTTGTGTGCTAAATGCATTTTACTTTTCAGAAGCTTTCAAAGACCTCTACAGAAACAGTTTTCTCTTGCTGTGACCACCAAAGAGCTAGTCTGCAGGAAGAAACACGTTTCGTAATAACAACTCCCCCACTTCTGTTCAGCAGGATTGCTCCCTCTCCTGGCAGCTCCCCCAGGAACCAGCCATGGCCACCAAGCGGCACAGCAGgcaagcctttttttaaaaaaaaaaaaaaaaaggaggagaagggaaagaaaaaaaatttaaattttctagtaaccaGTGCTTTTGGCTCTGGGTTTCCTTACTATACACTGAGACAGCAATGTAGCAATTTACAGATTAGCCCCTAAGTCTCTTGATTTtgtctagaaaaaaatgaacaattatgGTTCTTGGAGCTGAAATAATCTCAGACAATTTCTCAGCCTTTCCCAGCTCACTGGCTGAGGGCCGGCGTGGGGTTGAGTCTCATGAACCGACTTGGAAAAGCATGGCTGTGATCTGAGTGACTGCCCTGTGATTAGGTGCCCGAGGCCAGCGCCAGGCGGACCCCAGAATGAAGACCGGATGATCTAGACCGGGAGAGGGGCCGTGAGAGGGAAGCCGGGCCTGAGCGCGCCGCCCGCAGCCCTGCGGGGGCGGGGCAGCACCGCGAGCTGGGCGCGGGAGGGCGCCGCCTGTCGTCATGCCTGCTCAGGCTGTCCCGCAGCCAGTGACCATACCTTGGTGTCAAACAGGAATTTCTTAACCCGGCTGCTGTTCTGGTACTCCTCCAGGTCCAGGTCAATGGCTTCGTAcgttcttttctcctcttctgtgagAGGAGCCACGTGGTCATAGATTCCGGGGATCAGGATGCGGCCGGACGAGTCCACCAGGCTGCCTGCGAGACACGCGTGGGGCAGAGCCAGGTGGGAGTTAACAGGTGTGCCAAGTCCCGGCCCTGGAGCGGAACGCCGGTGACTCTCCGGGGGTGGCAGAGGGCCTGTGCCCGGCCCTGGCCCCCCCGGCAGAACCACGTGGCAGCAGCACACATCCCAGAGGTGatggtgggagggcaggaggaggttCTTTATCGCCCACCTTGTCCCGGAGGGAGGAGAGCACGTGTCAAGTGTGGAGTGACTCTCCTGCATTACCTGCAAGTTCTCAGCTAAACCTTCTACATCGTAAACAaggctcttttgtttttgttttatcgtATCCTGAGTTAAAAAGTAATGTGttcattagaaaaaattttaaatatatacgtCTACGTATATACGTGCATGCCCGAGAAACTGGGAGTCCTCATTCCTTCTCAACTTCTCTCCCCTACGCACCCCGCAGGAATACAATACATACTCAACTTTAATTAAAAGCACTGCAGCCTTAAGGTCTAGTCCGTGAGCTACACATCATGACTATGCACAAAGCCTTCGCAGGGACTAAGCAGATACACCAACCTGCCATTTGTGAaaggggtttgggattaacagggaTGAGTCAAAAAATCCGCAGTATCTAGAAGAGCAGACGTTGAGATTGAGGAAACACTGCTCACTATCTTGAGAAAGTACTTGCAAAGATCCAAAGCAGCCAGCAAGTagactaataataaaaatgacaggaaatgTCTCCAGGGCAGCTAAATCCGCCCCAGGCCATCCGGGGACTTTTATTCAAGTAAAGGCACTTCTTGAAAATTCGCACCACGTTCCTAGTGTGAGGAGAACCTGACGACGTCAGAAGGTTGCTGTGAAGCCCTGTATTTTCAGATCTTTCTGTGACGTCGGCAACTGCGACGCCCGGGCAGCGGGCTCGGAGGGAACCGGTGTACCACGCCTGGTTCCTGGGCACCTGCTGTGCTGCGGGCGCCACGCGAAGGCGGCACCTGACCCTGCAGAAGACCCCGCCTTCCCCTGCCAGGGCACGTCTCTGAGCACACAGGGTGAAGAACAAGTGTGACCCACCTGAGTGGCCCGACAGGTGGTTTGGCCTGTGTAGACACAAAGTAAACACCCACCAAAATCTACAGGCGTGCCAGACGCACGGCTTCCCAGCGCTTTGAGACGGTCACAGAAGGCAAAGCCCTGAGGTTTGAGGCTGTCAAGGCAGCAAAATGTGAAGAGAAGTCTTCCCCATTCTGGTTCTCAACCACATCCTCCGAGGTCCCCCTCCAGCTGCCCCGGGACCTCTCCCAGACCTCTAATTAATAAGATTACTACGATCCTGCCAGAAGCAGACAGGGACCCTCTTCACGGGCTGTGACGCAGACAGGAGCAGCAGGACAGACAATTCCATCGGCTCCCCGCTCCACGGCAGAACATCGTCATGGAGTCGGTACCCTTCCGGAAAAACACCTCAGGATGTACGTGATCGTTTCACCTGCTGCGCCCAGTGTTTCACAGCTCGGGAAACACCACCATGCAACTACCATTTAAGAACAAATATtcattataaagaatatatagtatatactcATTGTAAACTCAAAACAGAACTATACCCACACTTCAGGGATGTGTGTGCTGTGCAGACGATTCTGCTCTGCACGTCCTGAGTCCATTTGTGGAAAACGAGTCCTTCCCCAGAGCGCCCCCGCCGCTTTCTCATTTTCCACCTGAAACACAGTCCTCCGAAGGTGACGTGATtgcggccgccgccgccccgaCCCGGAGCCCAGCCTCAGGAAATGCACAGGAGGCGGAGGGCGCCGCCTGTGGGAACTGCCCACAGGAAACGTGACTCTTGATCCCCGGGAGTCTTCAgggaattttaatttataataatattggCTTATGAAAATGCCCTGGGCCCAGGGATCTTTTCTGCTTTAGGGCTTTTAGGAGACAGCAGGGAGGGGGAGATGTTTGCAAAGAGATGCAGCAGGAGTGAgagctcccctcaccccaccgtCTCCTGCCTCCTCAACACACTGCATCTGAAGCCTCTTTAAAGACGGGGAACTTACTGATTTCCCTCTGTATCCTCCGGTGGAGACTCTCAAGCCTTTTAGGTGGTTGGCACTTGATAACCATTTGTAACCTATTAGTAATCATGGTGGTTATCAGGATGGTTCAGATAAGGAACTTGAAGAACAGAGAGTTTAGAAGCCTtagcacaaggtcacacagcagtgggAGAGCTGCCACCCAGATTTCGGGTTCCTGACTGATGTGCAGGGCACCTGTCAGcctgcagggggagggcaggacagAGCTCCCAGGATGTTGTAACCTGCAGTGGCCCTGAGCAGGAGTGCGAGTCAAGGTGCTACACGGGTTCCTACACAACAGCCTGGCGGGACAGCCTGCACAATTCCTGCTTGTCTTCTGATCAGTGCTGAAGCTCAACCCTCATGTATTTGCACAAAGCAGATGAAAACCACATACAGGACACAATCCAGAATCACTCAGTTATGGATTGATGACTtgatttgtttcaaaattcaaagaaagtgAAACCATGTGCTTTTCATTCTGTTCCTGACGCTGATCTGGCTTTTCCTAGCAGAGCCATATGCATGTGTGGGGTTGAATGGAGCTCTATGCTGGGTGAGACCACACAGTCCACCAACACGCCATGCAGCAGTcatgctggggggcggggggcgggctgAAATCCACTCCTATGGACTGACGACGCCATTCCCAGGGAGGGTGAGCTAGAGATTATcttatctcccccccccccaaccacaAAACATGTCAAGTTGCATACTATCTGAATTCTTCTGGAAACAATTTAAaccctttaaagaaaaatggcttGTTTTCTGTCTGACACTTTCAAGCATGGAAAATATTGTCCAAGAGTTGAATTTTAGGAAACTAGAAGTCTGTAGGAGAACAGATAGATGAGACAGGAAAGATAAATGGGTGGATGGATTTCCTTACGTAAGTCAGGCTGTGAAGGAACAAGAAGCTCCAGAAAAAAGACGACACTGATCACCCAGAAGCAACCTCCCCACAGGTCTCCCCTGGGCTGACTGCTCCCCTCCGAAGACAGCCCAGGCCCGGGGGATGCgagcaggcagggcctggggagagcGGGGTCAACATTGGAAAAAGATTTTTGCTAATtgatcatacacacacacacacacacacacacacacgagttctGCCTGCATCCACCCAGCCACTACTGGAGGTCAAGGGCAGGGGCAACGGGCAAGCTTCCTGGCATCTCTGCGCACCTGGGACCACAGGGAcctggaggaaggaagccaggaggCATGGGCAGATTTGGCACCAACTCTGGATACTTCTCCAGAAGGGTCTGGATGCTACTGTCCTCGAGTATGGCCAGGTGTGTCACAGCATCCAGTAAAAGAAAAGGGGGTGAACAGAGGAAGGGTTTCCGTCCATGGAGAGCAATGCCGGGACTTAATGAGCCTAAGGAAGGTTCagcccgggggcgggggcggggggagctcAGAACATGGTTTTTCCTCTACTCTGCCCTTATTTGGGGCTGGCCTGGGAACCGAGGGGAGAGAGGCACTGAGTCAAACAGAACCACTTCAGCAGATTCCTTGATGCTTAAAAAGCGACATGAAAAGGCACGTTACCAAGGAGAGCGACCAGGTCTGCCATGGGTTCGTTGAGGATCCCACCGAAGGTTCCCGAGTGAAAATCTTGATCCCTGCATTTCACCTGCAAGAAGGTAAAAGAGAAGACAGCTGCTCACGGCCGCGGCAGCTTTAGCGATGGCTTGCACCTGGCGGAAGACACGCCCCAGGTGCCCCTCAGGACTCAGGTGGGTCTCCTGACGACatcatttctatttctgtcaCACACCTTGGAGTGGCTGCCCCTCCCAAGTCTTCATTTCCCACTGAACTCCCTGAAACCGACTTCAGCCCCCAGCCATCCCGACACGGCTGTATCCAAACCACCAGCCCCTTCCCGGCCAGACTGCTGGCGCCCGTGTGCTCGTCTCCCCCTGGTTTCACCCCAGCTCTTGCTTGGCCTTCCTTCAGAAAAGTTCTCCAAGAAACTTCCTTCCCTGTATTCTTGTCTTGGCTGCAGGACAATTCTATATATGTCTCCTCTAAGAtgtgcttttctgtcttttcatccCACAGCTTAATCCTTGGATCATCCTTTATACACGGCGCTTCGAGACTCGCCTGACTTCACTTACTCCCTCCAAACCCTGAAACGTTCGCCCCCGTGGCACCTGCATCTCCAGGCAGCcagctctgagggcagaggcGGTCCTGCACCGCCCGGAACCCAGCAGCAACATGTCTGGCCCACAGAACGGTTTTCCTGATGCAGGAGCATCTCCACTTTTCTATCTCACTTGATTCTCGCAGCTGCGGGGCAGTGGGGGGGCTCGTGTCACCACCGCCCCCACTGCTGTGAGGGAAAAACAGACAGAGCGGCTAAAGGCCAACGGTTACCGGGGAGGACTTTCTGGTTCTGAGCTGCGTGCTCCACCGCAGGCCGTCTGCAGTCACAGGGCAGGACAAGGACCTGAGGCTgacacctggggtggggggtgggggtggggctccccttacaggtaaggaaacaggctcagagctgAAGGTGCCCGCACAAGGCCGCGCATCATATGAGCCAGAACTCGGTGCCGGCCTGTCCGTCCAAGACGCGCAGGCAGAGCAGGCAACGTGGGTCACAGCATCCCAGCCTGATGGGGCAGCCAGTCCCTTCCCCCAGCGCTGCCGCCCCTGCCCCCATGTTCCACAGCCGTAGTTCCTAAGTTTTTTGGTTTGTGCGTCACAAACCCCTCTGAATCTTCCAGAAGAATGCACAAAGCACATGCGTTCACAGTTGGGGGGGCTTCATGAACTCCCCCAGTCCCGAGACCCCGTGACGCCCTCGGCCCTGCACCCAGGTGGGCGTCTGCTCTCGGGAGAGCTCTCTCACCCCCAGTGAGACCCCAGCCCGGACCCTCACTCCACACGGAGGCTGTTTGCGAACACATACCTCCACGGAGAAGTAGCTGTTCCCTCGGGTGCCGTAAGTGAGCGCCGGCTTTGTCCGGCTGAGCCACAGGTTATCCGAAATCACGACATAGTCTACGCTGGAAAAGAACCCAGCCTTTTCTTTCTGGACAAGTTCCTCCAGGGCAAGGGAGCCGGCCTCTTCCATCCCTTCAATGACGAATTTGATGTTCACAGGGAGATCCTGGGTTAACAACGGAGCCAACCATTCCATCAAAAAAAGTGGACAACTTGCCCTTTGACCTTTGAAGATCCAGGATTAGGTTGTATGTAACATAAACACGTTAAATTATTACGTACACTCCCATCAGCTCTGTTTACAGTGAAGGAGTTTTAAGCAAGGTTGTGAAAGACAATTCAAGGTAATGGCAGTGACCCATCAATTTAATCAATTTAATGCTGATAAAGGATCTAGGGAGGGAATTCCTAAAGAAAAGCAGGGTCCACAGGACAGAGTTCCGTTCAGCCCCTGCAGAGGCCCTCTGCCCCTTTTCCCCAAAAGGAATTTTTCTAGAAAGGTTACTCAATTACAAATCTCTTTTCTGCCCTCATAATTCTGAGCATGATAAATGAGAACTCTTTTCCTTTGAAAGGCTGTCTAATGTTTAAGCCtcaggataatttttatttcaagtatCTGTTATTTTTCAGCTATGAGTTCAATCTGCCTTTTAACTTATTCAAAGGCTTTGATCTCGCAGCAAAATGGAACTGGAGTTTTTCTCTAGTTAATATTAGGGCACTGAATagctcctttaaaatttttacaatgtGCCTTTCCCCCGTTTGGTTTTGATCTTctatctttataatttataacttcGTATCTTGTGAGCCACACGAAGAAGTGAGGTCGATGGCTTTTCCCGGAGCATGAGGCGTGTGAGGGGACGTGGGGGGGGGCCCTAAAAATGATTCTGTGCAGACAAGGCAGCACAAACATACTAATTAGTTCTAATGAGTGGGACTGACTTGCTCAGATTAGCAAAGGCAGGATGAGTGGAGGATTATGCACTAGAAGTGACCTTCCGGCATTCAGTTAGTTACAGGCATTTGGGGATAATGATTTGTTCAATGTATTCCTCGAATACATTTCTGTGTGTCTCAGGAAGTTAAGCTAAAGTTCTGAGATCGTAATATTTGAAAGCTCCTTATTAACATTTAACTAGAACACAATTGCTGAGAAGTAGTTGGAAAGCCTAAGAAGTTTCTGGCAAACCATGATGAACAAAAGACAAGCCGAGAGCTGCTCAGCATTGCAGGGGGAtggtgggcggggggggggggcaggcctGGGTCTTGGTCTCTGCTCTGTCCCTCAACACCCAAGGGGCCCCAGGACCTGCCATTTCACCTCTTGGGAGCCCACCACTCTGTCTGTTCGAGATGCGTGTTAATATTTGATAATCCAGTGAGTCCACGTATGTTTAAGAGAggatgggagggcaggagggaacaGGAAAGAAACCAGGGTTTATAAAGGGCCCAGGGCTCGCAGGCCCCCGAGGCCCCGAAGTTACTCATGTAACTTCGCCTGCTCCACTCAGCAGGCCTGGAGGGAGAAAGGATACTCCCAGCTCACAGATGGGGGTGTGAGGCCCGGGGAGATGAAATGATTTGTCTAAGAGCAGTGAATAGTTCTTATGTCTTGTTTGTGAGTATGGAAGCTTCAGAGttgaaacttgaaaaacaaagcagattttGACCTGTCTATAGGAACTTTCTTATAAATATCGCTTTTCTCTTCCTAAGAAAGGAGGACAGAAAAcgagagagacagacaaggaaggagtcagtgagggaaggagggaggaaggagaaagaaagagaagagagagagtcaAGGAGAGAGAGACCAAGGCCGAGGGCTTATTTAGGGGAGCCCCATGGACCAGAGGACGACTCTGCAGTGGTCAACACGGCCCGGCCAGAAGCACGCCCTGACTCATTGGGCTTGTCTTCCTCAGAGAGATAAAGCAGTTAAGTGGAGAGCAGTCAAACCCCTCTTCTGCTTGCATCTCAGAAGATTAAGTCAGCAAAGAGAAGACCTTAACATCTGATGAAATTGCTTCCATTagcctcccccccaaaaaacaacaacaacaacagcaaaaacccaGGACTTGCTGGATCAACAGGGTCTCGGAGAAGCACCGTCGGAGATCTAAGcccggggcagagctgggccGCCCCACGTGGCCTCGTGTTTCTCCTGCGGGGACAGCAGACTGGCCCCCACTCTACAGTCGTTCCTGAGCAGGCTAGATGGGGACCAGCACAGCCGACCCAACCTCCTAGTCCTCTGTCCTGGAAGGGGAGCCGCTGCGGACCAGGGGTGTGGATGGCGGGTGAGGGTTTGCTCTGTGGCTGCTGGGACTCCCCTTTCTGTCCACAAACCCAACAAATTTCCAGTGTCCCAAAGTGCTTACTTCAGTTCAGCCATGTGAGTAAGACgagggaaaggcaggcaggcaggctgcacATTTGTAAGGTTACCCCACAAACACCCCAGGTCACAGGGTTCCATGGAGCCCAGACGGGGACGGGCCGCGTTTCCTTCTTGGGATGTCCCAGCGCCCGCAGAGCCAGCACGAGCCTccttctcactgtaataccgcaGTGAGCGGCGTTTACATTCGCTGCATCTGAACGTCTGGGTAAAACACCAATCCTGTGACTTAAACAGTGCTGACGTCAGCCTTCCCCTTCCAAACTGCACTTTGAGGAACATTTGACAATGGACACCCCTAAGCTGGGTCTCAGCAAAAGAGAAGCTCTGGCTCAAAGGGCCCTGAGGGAACTTCTAGACCATCGAGGCCATCTCAGGGGGCCCCAGGAGACCCCAGGGCAATGGAGCAGGTCCAGTGTGAGCTCAGGAACAGGACCAACATCCTCCAGGCCAGGACCATGGAGACCTGACCTTccagccccaggacccctccctgtgcaccaccatcaccatcaccaccatcaccaccatcaccatcatcaccaccgtcatcaccaccatcatcaccatcatcaccatcaccaccatcatctccatcatcatcaccaccatcaccaccatcatcaccattgtcatcaccatcatcaccatcaccaccatcatctccatcatcatcaccaccatcaccaccatcatcacca
This window of the Camelus ferus isolate YT-003-E chromosome 30, BCGSAC_Cfer_1.0, whole genome shotgun sequence genome carries:
- the CNDP1 gene encoding beta-Ala-His dipeptidase isoform X4; this translates as MFAPSSPPTGLLERVFRYIDLHQDEFVQTLKEWVAIESDSVQPVPHFRRELLRMVALAADQLWRLGASVDSVDTSSQQLPDGQTLPVPPIILAELGNDPKKPTVCFYGHLDVQPARREDGWLTDPYTLTEVDGKLYGRGTTDNKGPVLAWINAVSTFRALDEDLPVNIKFVIEGMEEAGSLALEELVQKEKAGFFSSVDYVVISDNLWLSRTKPALTYGTRGNSYFSVEVKCRDQDFHSGTFGGILNEPMADLVALLGSLVDSSGRILIPGIYDHVAPLTEEEKRTYEAIDLDLEEYQNSSRVKKFLFDTKEELLMHLWRYPSLSIHGVEGAFDKPGAKTVIPGRVIGKFSIRLVPHMNTSVVEKQVKQHLDHIFSKRNSSNQMTVSMTLGLQPWVADVGDKQYLAAKRAIKTVFGTEPDVIRDGSTIPIARTFQDTIQKSVLLLPLGAADDGEHAQNEKINRWNYIEGSKLFAAFFLEMAKLHSPWQEPSSLDLTY
- the CNDP1 gene encoding beta-Ala-His dipeptidase isoform X3, whose protein sequence is MVRSTIGLIEHFSCIIKFIKADTGRATSVKQSHGALGDLASSLLAFLLLLDGGMFAPSSPPTGLLERVFRYIDLHQDEFVQLPDGQTLPVPPIILAELGNDPKKPTVCFYGHLDVQPARREDGWLTDPYTLTEVDGKLYGRGTTDNKGPVLAWINAVSTFRALDEDLPVNIKFVIEGMEEAGSLALEELVQKEKAGFFSSVDYVVISDNLWLSRTKPALTYGTRGNSYFSVEVKCRDQDFHSGTFGGILNEPMADLVALLGSLVDSSGRILIPGIYDHVAPLTEEEKRTYEAIDLDLEEYQNSSRVKKFLFDTKEELLMHLWRYPSLSIHGVEGAFDKPGAKTVIPGRVIGKFSIRLVPHMNTSVVEKQVKQHLDHIFSKRNSSNQMTVSMTLGLQPWVADVGDKQYLAAKRAIKTVFGTEPDVIRDGSTIPIARTFQDTIQKSVLLLPLGAADDGEHAQNEKINRWNYIEGSKLFAAFFLEMAKLHSPWQEPSSLDLTY